AGATTTTCTTAGACACGTTTACAAAAGAAGTTTTTTCATTTGCTGCTCTCATAAACTGTGTGCTGTTTGAATGATTGTGTTATCACCAACTAAATCATAATAATAAACgtttaaatgaagaaaaaaacaattgaaactGTTTCTTTATTGTTCTGCAAAACCAGAAAATAAGTAGAAAGTGTGCTTAGTTTAGATGGTGTCTcgagaaacagaaaatatgcATGTCTTGTTTGTAAAGCTCTGAAACCTGTATTCGAAAAAAAGTAGACAAAATTACTGATGAATATATATCTAATTCACGAAATAAATAGATGACAACTAAGAAGAAAAATTTACCTAGTCACTGATACTATTCCAGGTTAGCAAAAACTTCTTTGAAGACAACATTTGTAGTTTTCTTTTGAGGTTTACCATCTTTGTCGACAGCGAGAATTTTCAATCCTTTTTTAGAAGTGACCCTAGAAACAGCATCGTAGAGTTGTCCATGTGAAAACACAGGTCTTGGTAGAAAAAATACCAACCTCGGAAAGGGATTGTCCTTGGCTTTTGTTTATTGTAATAGCAAAAGCCACTGCCAGAGGCAATTGCCTTCTGCGCATTTTAAAAGGCAGTCGAGTATCTGATGGTGTTATCAACAATCTAGGAATGTATACTAATTTTCCAACCTTTTCTCCAGTTATAATCCTAGCTTGAACCATAAAGTCCATGAGTTGAGTGATCTGTAGTCTAGTGCCGTTCATTAACCCAGCAGAAGGCTGACGGTTTCGCAGAACCATAACTGGACAACCAATCTTCAGTCTAAGCCTGTGATTCGGTAAACCAGACACCTTAATAGTGTTAAGAAAATCAGGTCCTAGTGCTTCATTGTTTACTGAACCCTTGTCTCTTGGGTCTATACTGTCGGCACTGTAGTAGATTTTCTCATCACCTGAAATCGAAACTAAATTATTAGTACATATCTTGTATACATCTAAGTAGGAAAAAATaagaatgtaaaatataaacttACCATCCAACCGATCCAGCATGTACTCATTAATCATATTGACATCTTCATTAATTGGACATAGGATAGCTCTCTCTTGAAAAAATTTGGCCTCTTTCTTTTCATGCAGAGAAGCAGTATCGCCATAAATGGCTGAGCTGATTGCTTCTATAGGATCTTTAGAGTCTGAAATAAGAATTTATGGTGGAATATCGATCTCCGCTTCACCATCATTAGGCTCTGCAAGTTTGCCATCCCCAATTTTTAATATCCAATCCGAAAAATCTCTAAGATCCGCAGCCTCTTCTGGTGACAAACCATCTGATAACAAACGCATGTtcttggtgagcttcagcactTTGCAGTGCTCCCAAAGATATGACGAATTCAGAGAAGCTAAGACGATCTCAGCCCTACCAGCTCCATTTATAACAGGAAGAACCTGCCTAAAGTCACCCCCAAAGACAATAACCTTTCCACCAAAAGGCTGGTTTACATGCTTCCCAACTATATCAGATAAGCTCATATCCAAAGCTTCAAAACAATGTTTGCCCATCATCGGCGCTTCGTCCCATATAATAAGTGATGATTCTTTGACCAAATTAGCTTGATCAGTTCCAGGCTCCATAGTGCACGATGAAAACTCGTCTGGATTTAATGAAATACCAAACCTTGAATGAGCAGTCCTACCACCAGGTAGTAATAAAGAAGCAATGCCACTTGATGCAACGTTTAGAAAAATATCTCCTCTACATCTAATAGCTGCAGAAAGTAACTTCCAGAGAAAGGTTTTCCCAGTTCCACCAAATccataaacaaaaaacattccACCATTTCTTTCATTCACAGCAGCAAGGATCtgatcataaatttcttttgctcaTCTGTCAGTTTCGGAATATCTCTATCAAGAGTCTCTAACAATGTTTCTCGAGAATAACTGCGCTCATCCACTATCAGGACATTGAAATCCTGAGCACTTGTCTTTGGCAGCTTTGGCTTCTTCGTTAATCTTGGTAGAGACGTACCATTACGTCTCAAGAGCTTCTCAATCTCTAGCAAAGCATACTTCTTTTTGTCGTCGCTCAACAATAATCCTACAGAAAAAAATTGTAGATATAAGATACATGGTTAGTCCAAAATAGGAATTGAAATTGTAGGTAAAACTAATATAAAGATGAATTCGGAATGAATATTCATACCTGGcctattcaaatattttcttctATTATGCTCTATATCTTCAGACAAAAACTGCCACGTGTTTTCCCATACAACCTTTGGCTGAGAGAGTGTGCTACTCATAAGCATAATAACAAACACCTCTCGTAGATCACTTGCAGAGCATTCGTAGCTTCTCCTTACAAGATCATCAATGTACTCCTGATCATCATCTAATAATCCACGAGCAAAACACGCATCTTTGTATTCAGGATAGAGAACTCCCTCATAGGTCTTAATGTCATCATAACTGGTAGGCCCTCTGACAATGTTCAACAATATGCGCAAGTAATAAGCGGCTTCTTGTTTCCAAGGAGCATAATTTATTCTTCCTAAACAGAAACCTCTTTTCCGCTTCTTGAACTTCTTAGACCGCTTGTCAAAGATATAGAAGATAGGAATCTGAGCATAAGTCAATGTTCTTGCAAACTCATCGATTTTATTCAACTCGAACCATGCTAAGAACATTGTCTTCTCAATGAGCTTACGACTGATCACTGCTTTCAGCTTGTCCTTTCCCTTAAAAGTAATCAATCACTTGTTTTCTTGGTAGATGAAAACTAAGCTTCTCAACAGCAGTTGATCGATAGTGAATAGGAAATTTGAAGATTCGCCAAGCTGATTCACAAGAAGACACATATCTGCATAACAGAAAAAACTCATTAGAAACTGAAAAATGATGATCAAATCTAACAATTATAAAACGTTTTGTATTAATTACATACCTGCAATCGAAAAAGTCCTTCAgttcatttcttttcttttctatctTTTCCACAGTAATCTCTTCATTGCCTAACTCGTTAGCAACAATGTGATCTGGCGGTTCCACGGCAATAGTCACACGATCTTGTCCCTTATTTATGTACTTGAATAAGTACTTGATAGATCCAGTTTGGTTGCACCACTCCACATTAATATGAGCTCGGAAACGTAGAGATAGTCTCTTGTTATATGGAATAACAAACCGATTGTCACATTTCAATCCATTCTTGAGGACAAAGTTCTCTGACTGTTCGCGCCTCCTATAAATGGGAAATCCTTCTTTATTAATAGTGGTCTTCTCAGCAAATGGTTTAGGATACGACTTAGAGCAcaaaccattctccatacatggAGAATTcatattagcttctccacaaGGACCATGAATCATCATATCCTTAATAGCTTCATAAAGCTCAGGTTCTTCCGATTTATCAGGAATCTCTGCAGAAATGATATTGTCAATGTCATCGATTGTAGGAAACTTGTGCAAAGGATCCATGAATAAGAGAATGTGTGCGTGTGGTAGACCACGTTTCTGGAACTCAACTGTGTACatagctgtaaaaaaaaaatacttattagACATATGATCAACGAAGTCAAaacatgtttaaaaaataataacactATTTATAACTTACATGAAACAGTCTTTCCaagaagattttttttggttaagtcATCCATCAATGAATCAAGTTTCATCTTGAAGATCCTACAAACAATATCTGATCCATCTTCTGCCTTTAGCTTCTGAGACTTAACATATCTTGTGATCTCCGGCCATTTCGGATTACAAGTGAAAGTAATGAAAAAATCTGGAAATCCAAAATGCTTACATACTGTCATAGCATCCAAGTAAATATTCTTCATATATCTAGGACTCCCTGTGAATGATGCTGGTAACACGAACTCTGATCCTTGATCACTCATATCGACCTTTCCTGCATTCTCAGACTTTTTGATAGAGTCATAACTATCAGATCGCAAAGTAGGTTGATTAAATCTCAGATAGCGTAGGCGATTAGACTCTATAGTAGTGTAGGCATCCACCAAGAACCGCTGAAATAGTCTCCTCGAATGCAACAGAGAATGAGACTCGTTCTTACGTTCATGAAGGCGGAAAGCAAAGAACTGTCGCATACTGATATTAGGcttcttctgtttctttgtAGCTTTTGTTACACCTTTCTTGATACCAAGTCTGAAtccatcttctccataagtaAATAACAGAGAGTATTGAAGGGCAAGATAAGAAGCATGTATCTCGTTTATTCGCAGTAGGTTTCctgatttttgttgtagtaCAATATCCCTGTTATCCATATCTAGAGAGAAATCCCCTGGAATGAGAGCAACAACTTCAGAAGCTGTGGGAGTATTATATGTCCTCCCATCCTTAGATCGATCACTTACAATCCTCATATGAAATGAATCTTCtggttgtattttaaatcaaTCTCTCGCTGTTCTAAACTTCTTAACATATGGATTCACTTCATCCAACATCTTAATCAACTTCTCAATAATATCTTTCCTCAGAGTATCCTTCTTATTGGTCTGTAACCCCTGTCTACCAGAGCTGCAAAACAATGAATAAAAGATCAGAATTCTAACTACACTGTATATTGAATACAAATTTCATTTAAGCCACGTTAAATAACAGAGTTATTACCGCAAACATTTTGCTCGGTTATCAACTTCATTTTCTGTGTCAGCTATGTAAAGCTGTCCGAACTTTGCTTGACTGTCATTATTAGGAGTTAAGCTGCCCATAAGATGATAATTTTCACCTTGTAGAACCAACACTGGTGGTCCTTTCCTCTTTTGAGCAGATCTCTCTACTTTCCCACCaagtgaagaaaatgaaaagatCATGTTATAAGGTCTCATATTCTTCTGGAAATGCTTGCTTTCTGAATCATCACCTTCCATCAACCTTTTTAGAACACTTGGTGGTTCTTTCAATAAAGGCAATTGCACTTGTCCTTGCATACAACATAGTGAAAATGTAGGATTCTTAGCATTCCGGCGTTTGTTCAACCTTTCTCCATACCACATCATTGCACCACAATGTGAACATGTATATTTTGGATCACCTTCATCAGTATATTctgaatttacaaaaaaaaaactgagaaaTTAGGCACACACTTGAAAAAAATGATACAATCATGAtcaatagtttttttattttaaaaagacaaTACCATCtttgttttttccttttgtaGCTGCTGTAGACGAAGGTCCATCAACATCTTCAGTTTCATATTCTGAATCAGTAGTATCTAAAGAGCTACAATCAAACTCAAGTTCACCAGTTTCATCGACTATTGCTGGAAAACAAATGCAAATGTAGCTTAGATGAAGTTAATTGTTATAGTActgattaaaaatatacatatattaaaacgTGAAAACAAACCTCCAAAGTCGGGTTCTGGAATAACCGTAGGAGATGGTGATtcttgataaaataaataaaacaaataaataggaAAAGAAATTATTGTTTCTGAATAAAGCAATGCAAAAACTaagattaaaaaattgaaaaaaaccaacataaaatgaaaaacattcTTCTTATGCAGTGTTACTCTTCCCTTTCCTTTTTCCATTTTGATGGAGGTGCACAACTTTTTAAAAGTAGAAGTTATGTCTGGGAGATCAGCATCTTCCTCTTTGCGTTTTGCAGAAGGTGTTTTGCATTCTTCTGAATCATTCTGGCTGTTTCCTTCCAGCATGAGCACCTAATATACAGAATTATACAGTTAGCaaaactataatataataaactttACGTTATTACAATGTATGTATAATCTAGATAACAAACTCACTTCACCAGAAGACACTGTAGAAGATGATGTGCCAATCATTGAGGTTGGCTCGGATTGAGATTCCACTTTAAGAATGTGATCTCAAGACCAGACCTCAAGAACTCTAAATGTTGCTGCCCCATCCCTCACATTGTCAGATTTCACAAAAAtgccaaaacaaaaagattttcCTTCTAAAGCTCTGACTTGTTCTGGTAGGAGCTCTGGATCTTCAATCTGTGTTATACATAAAATAGGGTTTGCGCATATTAAATCAAATTCTTAAAAGCAGGAACCAAACTTACCACATCATAGGAGTCATCCCACAAATCAACAGCTTCATGTCCAACAATGGTCTTAGCAACAGTGTTCAGCAACAGCAACTTACATGTTTCTGTGTCATCCCTCACAATCAAATGAAGCTTGAACCTATTACAGTgcacaaattttttatatagtgGTGTGAAAATATATTAGCAATTTGAATAAAGAACTAAAGATTTGAAAATATGCTCTTACACAGGTATCACTTCATTGATTTTAACTTGGCACTTCTCACAACGCCAAAGTTGGATATCATCATGGGTTGATTGAAGTTTGATGGCACGATGTTTGCAACCTTTATGCCCAAAGTAGAACCATGACCAATCAGTGTCAACAACTTCAATTGAACAAATGATTTTGCAGTTCTCCACCTAGGAATATATGATCACGTttatattacaataatattagGGGCACTCTACTAATAAAAATCTTTAGTAAATAATAAATCTTCTGTAGGAATATAACCTGATTCGAAATAAAGAGTTCGGAAATCATCTTGATCTCAACCTTGTTCCAGTCATCTTCTTGTAAAACGATTTCTTTCTTACCGTTTTTCTTCTAAATAATAGCAAGAGGAAGCTCATCTTCCAGCAGcctatacatatatgtaaaaaatcACAACTGTCTTAACATATAGatatagcaaaaaaaataagttcaacaAAACTTACTTCTCCTTGAACTGTAATGCTTTCTCCATAGTTGGATCAAGATAAACAATGGATGCATCAAAAGCATTTGTGATTTTCACCTCACCTATTAACACCCTGATAGAATTAGGCACATAAAAAGAATACAATAATTTGAAAACGCATTTAAAGAAATACCTCTGTAAAAACTGATTTTGGCAAAACTGATTTTGGCAAACCTGATCAAACAGATCAGTGGTTGCTCACGTTCAACACAAGCCTCCATTTTCTCTGCATATTTTCCCCATAAACAACATGCAAGGTCCTTACCACTAAAAAAGAACAACTATTAGCGCAAGTAAATCAGTAAATCGTGTTCGCAAGACGaaatcaattatataaaaacatactTTGCATCTAACAAACGAAATTGAACTTTCTTGCGGTCCTGTCCTTCAACTTGGACGGTTTGAACTGGTTCAAGGCTTACGATTTTCCCCATAACATCTTTAAGATGAAAAAACACATTAGTATAGAGAAGAACATTCAAAACCAGAAACTGAAACTAAATATCCgaaacatttatatataggtATTACCAATAAGGAAGTTAGTCTTTAAGGTCCCATCAATGATGTCCTCGTATCTAGGAAGAGATAGGACAATTAGGTCAGAATTTGATATCACAGTTTCGTCACTGATCGTTATCTTGTATGGATGGCTTGTTGGCCGATATTGGCCTGATGCTTGCGAAACAGAAAACGTTGTGAGAACACGCCATTTTCCCAGGGGTAGCTTTCGCTGGACACTCAAAATGTTATTCCTTTTGCACGTAGCACTAATCTTTTCACcctacaaaagaaaaacaacatcATGTAAGTTACGCATATTAAGGAACACTAAAAAAATGACTGATTGCATTTTGAAACTTACTTGTTCATCAGTCAAAACCATTTGAAGAGTCTCCCCACCAAAACCAGTGTTTTGCAGCCATGAATGTAGCACTTTCACTTGAGATCGCCATTTAGTCTTAAATGGTTTCAAGTCTTTGACAGGCGTGAGACTTGCGTTGTTTGACATTTTATGTGTTCTTGTTTAGATCGCAAAATGAATGATGTTATTGAATGTAGGAGAGGagatatatatagatatgtagGTGATATTTTGATGATAGGTAAatcaaaactaattattaaaaaacttgATGAGCAAGTTGTTCACGATAAAGAATATACTTAATAagagaatattttttaaaagattttgt
The window above is part of the Brassica napus cultivar Da-Ae chromosome C8, Da-Ae, whole genome shotgun sequence genome. Proteins encoded here:
- the LOC125575542 gene encoding ATP-dependent DNA helicase PIF4-like, whose amino-acid sequence is MFFVYGFGGTGKTFLWKLLSAAIRCRGDIFLNVASSGIASLLLPGGRTAHSRFGISLNPDEFSSCTMEPGTDQANLVKESSLIIWDEAPMMGKHCFEALDMSLSDIVGKHVNQPFGGKVIVFGGDFRQVLPVINGAGRAEIVLASLNSSYLWEHCKVLKLTKNMRLLSDGLSPEEAADLRDFSDWILKIGDGKLAEPNDGEAEIDIPP